A window of Rhododendron vialii isolate Sample 1 chromosome 11a, ASM3025357v1 genomic DNA:
ccaataactctacgtatagtataaaatctacgttagagagtagcatgttcttgattcaaagtatcaatatcgtagataagattatctattgtttggtttcaagtaaataagcttatcgtttaaaatgcatgattgtcaataagtttatctcactaatggaggtatgaacatgttggataaatgactttgtcttaaataaacatatgttgtattgaatttctcaaaaagtaagatataacgattttcgaaagataagattttaacgcttgatttgaagtattcatattttgatcttttcgagcatgcttagcaatatagaattggatgatcttgttagattacaatgaatgatttatggttgcgtatgtgaaaagtcctaccgcggagtctatgcatgagaacgagacacggaaatcgagaaaatagaaacatgacacctagggtgtggttaacaagaaaaatgtgtttcgaaggaggaaatatttttgaaactacataatgaccgattttgatggcattatgtgagatgtgtgtgtgtgaatgtgtgccaatgggaacccgggacggcggaaccattgtgaggatactcgggaacccggaacggcggaaccgaggttgggtgtgtggcttggttatccgcggagaggagccaatgcaaatgtgtgccaatgggaacccgggacggcggaaccattgtgaggatactcgggaacctggaacggcggaaccgaggttgggtgtgttaaaaacggatttttgaaaatgttgatttggtgatgaaaagtgaaaatggagacacagtctacgatgagttgcataggagaaacacagaaaaaaaaaacatggacaccaacgatacttgaatagtgaatgtggatgtgtgattgttactattcgtcgtatatgatatactgtttgtaagttatgagttagtgggtagggtttactctattgagcgttgtagctcacggtgttgcctttttggtgaccctgacatattatatgggtggcgacgccggtataatgtgtcagatttcttagatgaacaggataagatgtacaccatggaagcttttggagcagaggagcttgctaggatggaagagcaagcagagtagtattaggaaccctagtttccttccttgttgaataaatgtaccttttccttatgatgtatttatgatgtaataatgagccagactctctttattatataataaatgcctcatttaacgtacccaaaattgggggcgttacaagtaccatcttctttttcttgtaatAAAACTCATTAATTGAACAAAAATTTGCATGTGCTTGTGTCGCTACATAGTAGCGTCGCTTTTGTCAATAATCTTGATTAAAAGTTGTCTAAAGTGAGAATTCTCAATTTTAAGGACTTCGTGTAAACAAATCGAGGTTCAAGggattttcaacaaaattatttgtgtTCACACATTTTCAATGGTTAGGATCTTTTATCCTCCCGGTACAATTAGAATTTTTTGTAACAATAATCATTAGTCGTAACTTTTTGGAATAGTGCTCACTAGTCGTAATACATTTGCATGCGCTTGCGTGACTAACATTGCAATCAATATCGTTATTTTGTCAgatattgttaattttgtatAAACGTTGTTAGCTACTATGTAAATTTACCTTAGTCAATAATCTCGATTAAATGTTGCCTTAGGCAAGAATTCACATATTCACAATCTTCAAGACTTAGAGTAAATAACTCGAGGTTTAAGGAGTTTGCAACAATATTATCGTGTTCACATATTTCCAACGGCCAAGTTTTTTGATTCTCCTAGTATAATTGAAAACTTTTGTAATATAACTCACTTAGTGGTAAAAAATTTTGCACGCACGCACCACTGTATTACAAGCGATATTGTTAACTCTACGTAAACATCGTTAGCTATCATATATATGTAGAGGTTTAAATGTTGTCCATGGTGAGAATACACAGTTTTGAGGACTGCGAGTAAATAACTCTAGCATTCAGGGGGCTTTCGacaatactattttttttggttatgcatattttcaacggtcaagctttttGATTCTCCAAGTAAAATGGGAACCAGACACTGTGCCACCACACTTGGCGGCTACTAGCCCCATTTTcgtcacgttttttttttatgttataaGAATTTGTACTTAGGTGGAGTtcaaatcacattttttttctacattaattacaaaaagtgtgtgtatatatatatatatatatatatatatatatatatatatctacctaataaaacacaatagtgtggggaccacacaaacacaagttgaaagaatttctgaaattcatttgattcaatggctgatgtgtgctctccaactctcttaaaaaaacacccacactcttacaaatatattacaaaaatgccatcaaatgatgggtagtgccgtaggcaagGGTAAGTacttgtgtgtatatatatatatatatatatatatatatatcgaaacggttcaagggacaccctaaaaaaacatttaaaaaaacacccataatcgtaatctcatagttcccgaataaatttttatgatctgaaccgttcaatgtgtgtagaatgtgatttCAAGGGTGCCAtcaataaattaacaaaaaaaatgaccgaaaaaagcttgatttgagcagtttttatttgaaccgttcaataaaaaactgttcgaaactgtccggatcaagcccttcaccgtcatttcttttgctgatttctcatagatacccttaaaatcacattctgatcacattgagcggctcagatcatcaaaatttgatcgggaactatgaggtgtttttttgggtgtccccggaactgccccgtgtgtgtgtatatatatatatatattaatgtgATCAGAgtataattttaagggtactcgcgaaaaatcagaaaaaaaagaccgaaaatggtttgatctgagcagtttttagctcaaGTTTGAtaaacggttcaattaaaaattgctcaaaacaagcactttccggtcatatttttttgctaatttttcgggcacccttaaaatcatattctgcacacattgaaaaGTTAGGATCATAAACATTTGATCGGGAACTTCGAAATTGAGATTTGAAGtgtttttagagattttttttgggtgtctctgAAACCGCcccgtgtgtgtatatatatacacaaaaatcttcaggtaaggactttatatgcggacctccccatttctcccttTTTCTGATAGGAATTCGATGATTCAAGCCACTCAATGttattagaacgtgattttaaacgtactcgtgagaaatcatcaaaaaaatgaccaaaaatggcttgatttgagcagtttttttgaaccgtttaataaaaaactgtttgaaactgttcggatgaaaccctttctagacattttttttgacgatttctcgagagacccttaaaatcacgttctgatcacattaagcggctcgaatcatctaAATTCGATCGGGATCTATAAGGTCCTTATAAGGTGTATATATTATAAAATGGTAGAAGTTTCATTGTTAATCATACAAAATAATCGAAGACATAAAAAAGACAGTTATCACCCCCAAAAGGAGTAACCAAACAAGAGGCCTAGCTTTCCAAGTTTTAATGCCAGAACCTTACAACTCCGATCTTATGAACGGCCACGAAATGTACTCCGGTGAATCAACACCAGCACCAAAATCACTAACCAACACCGGAAACATTATTCACCAAAAGCCACCATCAGATCTTAGGAAACCAGAATCCGGGGTAAAGGTACCAGACTTGGGAAAACCTagccgaggaaaaaaaaagagtaaacatGAGAAGCAACTCCGCAGAGGGAAAactaaaaaacaataaataaatacaccGACTTCCCTTCTCTTCTATTTGGCCGGCGCTTCATCAATCCCAAAATATGTTTTTGCACTTCACTCTCTTAATGCActccaaattattattttttattgtgttACATGTAATTTTAAACACTAAAGGACAAATTCTGGtgtgcatttataaaaaagtAAAGTACAAAAATCATTACCCAAATAAAAGTATATATTGCTACTTCCTAGATCTGAGAAATAAATGAAATTGTTAAATTGTGTGTCTGCATATAACCGCCATTCAATTTGACGTGACCTAAAAATTAAGGTTATAATTTTATACTCCAGGGGATTTTTTCCACACATAGAAATGTGTCTTCTTGAATAGTGAAATTGCCTCTGATGTGAAGAGTTATGAGGTAGGAAAAAATGAACCACATCCAGAGCACACCAAAAGTCATGGAATTTGGGTGCGGATCTTTGTTCAAACGGAATCGAATTGGATCGGTTAGTCTGTAGTCTGACTTGATACGGACAATGTAATTCCAAAGACAGGCGTAGAATTTTAATGTTGCAGGCCAATAACGCAGAAAATTATAGCATAAAAGACGATATCAATTTATGTCCGAACAAACTGGAAAAAAAGCTATAAAACTTACTCCGATATTCAGTATATCTTaaaataacatatttttttccccatactTGTTCTGCAAATTCCTATTACAAGCCATAAATTAGGTGAAGATAGGGATATCCTCTTTGTGTAACCACAACAGTGATGCCcccaaaataaaatgaaactcCCTCATATATAGTCCTCATTCAAGTTAATGGATGCAATAAGCTACTCCAAACCAATAACAATTCCAAGTAATCCTGTAATTCGATATGATAAATGTTTCAACCTTCAGTTGTTGCCATACCTGCCTTTCTATCAAGCTCTTCCAGAGCAGCCCACAACTTTGGATCTTCAAAATCCTTGATGAGAAATGCAGTCTTTGCTTCCATTAGCAAATGCTCCGGACTTCCTGTTGTTAAACCAACCACCGGCATCCCAGCTGCCACCACAGCTTTAATTCCAGAAACAGAATCCTCAGAAATCAAAAGccccaaaaacaaaattttattactgGCAAGACTAGAAATGCATAACAGAAACAGAAGTGTCTGAAAAGTCAAACCTCAAATACGAAAGTGTGATCCTTCGACACGTTGAGTAGTTCGAGTGTCTTCAAGTAAGGGTCCGGATGTGGTTTTCCATGCTCACATTCATTCCCAGGAACAACATATTCAAAGAATTCGGAGAGCCCCAGAGCTGAGATCATCAACTCAGCATTTTCTTTAGGAGTATTAGTGACAGCAGTCCGTTTCAGACCACGAGCTTCTACCCATTTCTTTAATTTGTAAAGGCCGTTTACAGGCTTCAATTTATCCTTTGCCAATCTGCTTTCTCCATGTAATAAGTTACAAGGAGGGAGCTTGAAGAATTCATGGGGGAGAAAAGAGAAATTTACCTCCGAAACATGGCTTCTTTCTCAGCGGTGAATTTTAACCCTCGTTGGTGATCATGGGGGAAGAAGAATGTAACCATGTCTTCATTATGCTTCCCCGAAATAAATTCAGCATAGAATTCCTCCGTAATGGGAACCCCACTGTTGAAATCTATCTGTTAAACACTGGAGTATTTGATAACATcagaaacaattttttcatgGCATTTTACCCAACTTCCAATAAAGCCTGCGTTTGGATTTTGGCTTTGAGGAACGAACTGTGTAACAGTGGTTAGGTCAATATAGTTGAATTCCTCACCTTtactttttccttcacaaaaccAATATCCATACACAACCTATGTGAAAGGTTCCTCATTTAAAACACAAATAA
This region includes:
- the LOC131307605 gene encoding haloacid dehalogenase-like hydrolase domain-containing protein Sgpp isoform X1, which encodes MVVLVQYPSINVLLHPTIPIPGSGNATNCPLHVKNIRSMFNSDGELCIIELRHCSTTRAEFPTTRVHTKRSTSRLSRLAPLEAILFDVDGTLCDSDPIHYQAYWEMLPEIDFNSGVPITEEFYAEFISGKHNEDMVTFFFPHDHQRGLKFTAEKEAMFRRLAKDKLKPVNGLYKLKKWVEARGLKRTAVTNTPKENAELMISALGLSEFFEYVVPGNECEHGKPHPDPYLKTLELLNVSKDHTFVFEDSVSGIKAVVAAGMPVVGLTTGSPEHLLMEAKTAFLIKDFEDPKLWAALEELDRKAGFPKSGTFTPDSGFLRSDGGFW
- the LOC131307605 gene encoding haloacid dehalogenase-like hydrolase domain-containing protein Sgpp isoform X2, which translates into the protein MTLSSGENSADSTSRLSRLAPLEAILFDVDGTLCDSDPIHYQAYWEMLPEIDFNSGVPITEEFYAEFISGKHNEDMVTFFFPHDHQRGLKFTAEKEAMFRRLAKDKLKPVNGLYKLKKWVEARGLKRTAVTNTPKENAELMISALGLSEFFEYVVPGNECEHGKPHPDPYLKTLELLNVSKDHTFVFEDSVSGIKAVVAAGMPVVGLTTGSPEHLLMEAKTAFLIKDFEDPKLWAALEELDRKAGFPKSGTFTPDSGFLRSDGGFW